A stretch of DNA from Endozoicomonas sp. 8E:
GTCCCAGCCAACTGATGACTGTGTGGCTGGTTCCGGATGCCAGCGCTTTTCTGGTGAGCTCCAATGTCTGATTAATATTGTTGGAGCTAAAGATTTGCACCTTGTCATGATTTAAATCGCAATTCTTTAACCAGTGCAGGGTTCTGTTGTCTGATTTATCGGTCAGAATCAAGGTCAACCAACGATCACTGTCGCTGGAAAGCTGACTGAGAATGGGTGTCAGGAGCTGTTCGGCCTGCCAGGGTTGGCCTGACAGAATGAGTTCATTAATACTGGGTTTCAGAGAATTTTTAGTTTTCCCTGATAAAGTCTTTTTCAGGGGAGGGCGGTTATTACAAACTTTATTGGTCTGAAAGCTTGAGGCTGAAAAATTGTGCCTTTCACTGCTTGTTCGGTACAGCATAAATTCTTCCTCCTGGCATAGCCCGGACGCTTTTTGTTATTCGCACTTCAGCGTAGTGGGGCTTAAACAACAGCCGCGGGTAGTGTCTTTGGAATAATGGTCAATAGCTCATCAAGTTCTGCTTCAGGACTGATTTCTGATGACTCCGACACTTAAACCTTCGATCGCAAAAACATCCTGAGTGAGATCAACGACTATGGTTTCGAATTCGTCGTTTTCCGGATGCAGCAATATTCTGTTTTTTTGTTTCTCGAATCTTTTCACGGTGACATCATCTTCAATCCGTGCGACGACAACCTGACCGTTTCGAACATCTGTTGTCTTGTGAACGGCCAGCAGGTCACCATCAAGAATCCCGACGTCCTTCATGCTCATCCCTTTCACTCTCAGCAGGAAGTCTGCCGACGGATTGAAGAAAGCGGGGTTGAGCATAAGGTGGTCTTCGATATGTTCCTGGGCGAGGATCGGGTTACCGGCAGCAACCTGCCCAATAATCGGAAGGCCTTCAGGCTGGCTGTCTGGAATGCGGATACCACGGGAGGCTCCGGGGGTAATCTCGATAGCGCCTTTACGGGCCAGCGCCCTGAGATGTTCTTCTGCAGCATTAGGTGAGCGAAAGCCGAAAGTCTTGGCGATTTCGGCCCTGGTGGGTGGGAAACCTGTCTCTTCAATATGAGATTTGATCAGGTCCAGTATCTCGGATTGCCGTTTAGTCAGTTTGATCATGGTCACTCAATCTGTTTTTTTATACAGTATCTGTGATTATATACAGTATTTCTGTCCTGGCAAGTTATTATGGCTGGGACGATGAGCAAAAACAAACAACAGGGTTGTCAATGGTGCAGATGCGGCATGCTTTGCCACTATACTGATGAACTGTTGACTGAAATTCGCAAGCTACTTCTCTGAAGCTTTTTTGAATAAAAAATCCGGAGATGGTTAATCTCCGGATTTGGCATTTTATTTATTTATGATTGTGTAGAAGTTAATTTATTTCGCAGTGTATCCCAGGCATCACGTGAAACTTCTACTTCAAAACCATCATAAGTATGCCAAACTTTAACAAAACTATCATATTCGTAACCAAGCCATTCTAATATTTCTTCTTTGATTTCAAAGGCGTTTTCCTTAATATCAGTTTCGATAACTAATTTAGAATTAAATGCATTGGCACTTTTGACATTAAAATCCCCTTTCGGGTCAATCCTATGTTGTATTAGTTTACTCACATCAACACTTTCATCGTCAGACAACCTATATTTTAAAGAATTAATAGTTTCTTCAATAATTTTTGCGTCTTTTTTTGATTCAAGTATTTTTCTGTAATTTGTATTATTTTCGATGGGTGTCATTTCGCTGTCAGCTACCAAGTCATTAGGATTCGCTCTTTTATCAGATTTCAAATCATTAGATTTCAAGCTTTCAGCTGAGTTTTTCCCGGCCGCATAAAATTCTAAAAAACTGCCATCTTTAATCAGCATCTCCACCAACCGATTGCCTTGTCCATCTACAATGGCAATGTAACCAGGGGAGACAAAATGAAAGTGTGGTGGTTTTTTTGCACCGAAGC
This window harbors:
- a CDS encoding SulA-like leucine-rich domain-containing protein, with product MLYRTSSERHNFSASSFQTNKVCNNRPPLKKTLSGKTKNSLKPSINELILSGQPWQAEQLLTPILSQLSSDSDRWLTLILTDKSDNRTLHWLKNCDLNHDKVQIFSSNNINQTLELTRKALASGTSHTVISWLGHLDKGWLSKLESAARNGQCQGLAIRSRQVA
- the lexA gene encoding transcriptional repressor LexA, which codes for MIKLTKRQSEILDLIKSHIEETGFPPTRAEIAKTFGFRSPNAAEEHLRALARKGAIEITPGASRGIRIPDSQPEGLPIIGQVAAGNPILAQEHIEDHLMLNPAFFNPSADFLLRVKGMSMKDVGILDGDLLAVHKTTDVRNGQVVVARIEDDVTVKRFEKQKNRILLHPENDEFETIVVDLTQDVFAIEGLSVGVIRNQS